Proteins encoded within one genomic window of Oryza glaberrima chromosome 12, OglaRS2, whole genome shotgun sequence:
- the LOC127758128 gene encoding protein SPIRAL1-like 3, producing the protein MGRGVSSGGGQSSLGYLFGGGEAPKSAEKLAPVQKPASSSSAEKLKEIPAGIQSSKANNYMRAEGQNCGNFLTDRPSTKVQAAPGGGSSLDYLFSGNKDGK; encoded by the exons ATGGGTCGTGGTGTTAGCAGCGGGGGTGGTCAGAGTTCCCTGGGCTACCTGTTTGGTGGTGGTGAAGCTCCGAAGTCAGCTGAGAAGCTTGCTCCAGTTCAAAAGCCTGCCTCTTCGTCCTCTGCAGAGAAGCTGAAAGAGATCCCAGCCGGTATTCAAAGTAGTAAGGCGAACAATTACATGAGGGCTGAAGGCCAAAACTGTGGAAATTTCCTTACG GACCGTCCGTCAACCAAGGTGCAGGCTGCTCCAGGCGGTGGTTCATCACTTGACTATCTCTTCAGTGGCAACAAGGATGGCAAGTGA